CGCGACGGGTAAAATCGGAAGCATCAACAGGGAGGTGTACTGCTTATGATAAGCCAAATCGATCTGATTCTGTCATTGCTACAACAAACATGCGTCTATCTGGTCATTGCCTATCTGTTGAGCAAAACTCCGCTGTTTATTCCGCTGACGCAGGTCACCATCCGCCTGCCGCATAAACTGATCTGCTACCTGACCTTCTCGATGTTCTGCATCCTCGGCACCTATTTCGGCCTGCATATCGACGACTCCATCGCCAATACCCGCGCCATCGGCGCGCTGCTGGGCGGCGTGCTGGGCGGGCCGTCGGTGGGTGTTCTGGTCGGGCTGACCGGCGGTCTGCATCGCTACTCCCTCGGCGGCATGACCGCGCTGGCCTGCATGGTTTCCACCATTGCGGAAGGGCTGGCCGGCGGCCTGCTGCACCGCTACCTGACCCGTCGCCATCGCATCGACCTGTTGTTCCAGCCGCTGGTCATCGCCGCCGCCACCCTGCTGGTGGAAGTGTTGCAGATGAGCATCATCCTGCTGTTGTCGCGGCCGTTTGGCGACGCGCTGGCGCTGGTCAAAAGCATCGCGCTGCCGATGATAATCACCAACAGCGTGGGCGCGGCGATGTTCATGCGTATCCTGCTGGACCGCCGGGCGATGTTCGAGAAATACACCTCGGCGTTTTCCGCCCGCGCATTGCAGATTGCCGCTCGCGCCGAAGGGGCGCTGCGGGAAGGGTTTAATTCGAGAACCAGTATGCGGGTGGCGCGCATCCTGTATGAAGAGCTGGGCGTCGGCGCGGTCGCCATTACCGATCGGGAAAAACTGCTGGCGTTCATCGGCACCGGTGACGATCACCACACGGCCGGTTCGCTGATCACCTCTCCGTTCACCCATCAGGCCATCGACCACAATCAGGTGGTGTACGCCGACGGCAACGAAGCGCCTTTCGATTGTTCCATCTCGCCGCACTGTAAACTCGGCTCCACGCTGGTGATTCCGCTGCGCGGCGAAGAACAGCGGGTGATCGGCACCATCAAGTTGTATGAACCGAAAAACAAGCTGTTCTCCAGCATCAACCGGACGCTGGGGGAAGGCATCGGCCACTTGCTGTCGGCCCAGATTTTCGCCGGCCGCTTCGAGCAACAAAAACAATTGCTGGCGCAGTCTGAAATCAAGTTACTGCACGCGCAGGTCAACCCGCATTTCCTGTTCAACGCCCTCAATACCTTGTCGGCGATTATCCGCCGCAATCCGGATCAGGCGCGCCAGTTGGTGCTGTCGCTGTCCACCTTCTTTCGCAAAAATCTCAAGCGCAGCAGCGACGAGGTGGCTCTCAGCGATGAACTGGAGCATGTCGACGCCTACCTTGAAATCGAGAAGGCGCGCTTCGCCAACCTGCTGACGGTGGACATCGCCATTCCGCCCTCGCTCAGAGCCGCCAGGCTACCGGCTTTCTCCCTGCAACCGCTGGTGGAAAACGCCATCAAGCACGGCATTTCTCAAATGCTGGACAACGGCTACCTGCGCATTGACGCCCGCACCCACGCCAACATGCTGGAACTGACGGTGGAGGACAACGCCGGGGCCTATCACCCGTGCAACGGCGGCGACGGGCTGGGTATGAATCTGGTAGACCGGCGCATCAAGGCGCGTTACGGCCATCACTACGGCATCACCGTCATCAGCGAACCGGAACGCTTTACCCGCGTACGGGTGCGGGTGCCGCTACGGGTGGGGTAAACGCGTAAAGGGACGGGGGACGGCGGCTATAGCGTAGCGTTTGGGCGAGCCCCATGAAATGGCAGCCAACGCACCTGCAACGTGAAGTATGGCGGGTATAGCGACAATAAAAAACGGCTTCCCTTGTGGGGAAGCCGTTTTTTATTTCAGGCAAACCTGGGTATTACATCAACTTCACTGCTCCGGCTAACGCCATCTTCGCTATCGGAAGTGATGATTACCCGGGAAATTACAGCCCTACTACGTTTTCAGCGGAAGGACCTTTCGGACCGTTGCCGATAACGAATTCAACTTTCTGACCTTCGTACAGAGTCTTGAAGCTATCGCTCTGAATGGCAGAGAAATGAACAAACACGTCTTTGCTGCCGTCAGCCGGAGTGATGAAACCAAAACCTTTAGTTTCGTTAAACCATTTTACTGAACCAGTCATTTTATTAGACATTATATTACCTCGTAATTTTTTCCAGCCCGTTAGAGGGCGATATAGGTATGCATCGCAGGAAATACTTATGAGCAAGAAAAAAAGAGATTCAGGGGAAGTGATATCGAGGATAACGCTTGGACTGAGGACTGCTTTAGTAAAATGCTTTGCATAAATAGGTCTGACTCACAAACCGTGGCACTATTAACGCATTCATCCGGAATGA
The DNA window shown above is from Dickeya dadantii NCPPB 898 and carries:
- a CDS encoding LytS/YhcK type 5TM receptor domain-containing protein, whose product is MISQIDLILSLLQQTCVYLVIAYLLSKTPLFIPLTQVTIRLPHKLICYLTFSMFCILGTYFGLHIDDSIANTRAIGALLGGVLGGPSVGVLVGLTGGLHRYSLGGMTALACMVSTIAEGLAGGLLHRYLTRRHRIDLLFQPLVIAAATLLVEVLQMSIILLLSRPFGDALALVKSIALPMIITNSVGAAMFMRILLDRRAMFEKYTSAFSARALQIAARAEGALREGFNSRTSMRVARILYEELGVGAVAITDREKLLAFIGTGDDHHTAGSLITSPFTHQAIDHNQVVYADGNEAPFDCSISPHCKLGSTLVIPLRGEEQRVIGTIKLYEPKNKLFSSINRTLGEGIGHLLSAQIFAGRFEQQKQLLAQSEIKLLHAQVNPHFLFNALNTLSAIIRRNPDQARQLVLSLSTFFRKNLKRSSDEVALSDELEHVDAYLEIEKARFANLLTVDIAIPPSLRAARLPAFSLQPLVENAIKHGISQMLDNGYLRIDARTHANMLELTVEDNAGAYHPCNGGDGLGMNLVDRRIKARYGHHYGITVISEPERFTRVRVRVPLRVG
- the cspE gene encoding transcription antiterminator/RNA stability regulator CspE, which translates into the protein MSNKMTGSVKWFNETKGFGFITPADGSKDVFVHFSAIQSDSFKTLYEGQKVEFVIGNGPKGPSAENVVGL